The following coding sequences lie in one Arachis stenosperma cultivar V10309 chromosome 5, arast.V10309.gnm1.PFL2, whole genome shotgun sequence genomic window:
- the LOC130982254 gene encoding heparanase-like protein 3 isoform X3: MCMGVAAGAYILTLFAMKVLSASPLLVLSAKGYTGDKENLGKCEQVYFRAKVIFGLNALAGRTLQSGSAVGPWNSSNAESFICYTIRKNYSIAGWEFGNELCGSGVGANVSANQYASDIAALRNIFHDVYRGIRHKPLIIAPGGFYDANWFQEFVNKYGKSVDVVSHYIYNLGVGVDEHLIERILDPSYLDGVASTFSGLKNILQKSATKAKAWVGEVGGAYNNGHHLVSDAFVYSF, translated from the exons ATGTGCATGGGAGTAGCTGCCGGGGCTTACATTCTTACCTTATTTGCT ATGAAGGTTTTGTCAGCCTCTCCCCTTCTTGTTTTGTCAGCTAAG GGATACACTGGTGACAAAGAGAATTTGGGAAAATGCGAACAG GTATATTTCAGGGCTAAGGTTATCTTTGGATTGAATGCTCTTGCTGGAAGAACATTACAATCTGGTTCTGCAGTTGGACCATGGAACTCTTCCAATGCCGAATCTTTTATCTGTTATACTATAAGGAAGAATTACAGCATTGCTGGTTGGGAATTTG GCAATGAATTGTGCGGGAGTGGAGTTGGAGCAAATGTTTCTGCAAATCAATATGCTTCTGATATTGCTGCATTAAGAAACATATTTCATGATGTATATAGAGGGATCAGGCATAAGCCACTGATCATTGCTCCCGGTGGCTTCTATGATGCAAACTGGTTCCAGGAATTTGTAAACAAATATGGTAAATCTGTTGATGTGGTATCTCACTATATATATAACCTTGGAGTAG GAGTTGATGAGCACCTAATTGAAAGAATTCTTGATCCATCATATCTTGATGGAGTGGCTAGCACATTCAGTGGCCTCAAAAACATACTTCAAAAATCAGCAACCAAAGCAAAAGCATGGGTTGGTGAGGTAGGAGGGGCTTACAACAATGGCCACCATCTTGTGTCTGATGCATTTGTTTACAGCTTCTG a
- the LOC130982254 gene encoding heparanase-like protein 3 isoform X1: MCMGVAAGAYILTLFAMKVLSASPLLVLSAKGYTGDKENLGKCEQVYFRAKVIFGLNALAGRTLQSGSAVGPWNSSNAESFICYTIRKNYSIAGWEFGNELCGSGVGANVSANQYASDIAALRNIFHDVYRGIRHKPLIIAPGGFYDANWFQEFVNKYGKSVDVVSHYIYNLGVGVDEHLIERILDPSYLDGVASTFSGLKNILQKSATKAKAWVGEVGGAYNNGHHLVSDAFVYSFWLV, from the exons ATGTGCATGGGAGTAGCTGCCGGGGCTTACATTCTTACCTTATTTGCT ATGAAGGTTTTGTCAGCCTCTCCCCTTCTTGTTTTGTCAGCTAAG GGATACACTGGTGACAAAGAGAATTTGGGAAAATGCGAACAG GTATATTTCAGGGCTAAGGTTATCTTTGGATTGAATGCTCTTGCTGGAAGAACATTACAATCTGGTTCTGCAGTTGGACCATGGAACTCTTCCAATGCCGAATCTTTTATCTGTTATACTATAAGGAAGAATTACAGCATTGCTGGTTGGGAATTTG GCAATGAATTGTGCGGGAGTGGAGTTGGAGCAAATGTTTCTGCAAATCAATATGCTTCTGATATTGCTGCATTAAGAAACATATTTCATGATGTATATAGAGGGATCAGGCATAAGCCACTGATCATTGCTCCCGGTGGCTTCTATGATGCAAACTGGTTCCAGGAATTTGTAAACAAATATGGTAAATCTGTTGATGTGGTATCTCACTATATATATAACCTTGGAGTAG GAGTTGATGAGCACCTAATTGAAAGAATTCTTGATCCATCATATCTTGATGGAGTGGCTAGCACATTCAGTGGCCTCAAAAACATACTTCAAAAATCAGCAACCAAAGCAAAAGCATGGGTTGGTGAGGTAGGAGGGGCTTACAACAATGGCCACCATCTTGTGTCTGATGCATTTGTTTACAGCTTCTGGTTAGTTTAA
- the LOC130982254 gene encoding heparanase-like protein 3 isoform X4 encodes MCMGVAAGAYILTLFAGYTGDKENLGKCEQVYFRAKVIFGLNALAGRTLQSGSAVGPWNSSNAESFICYTIRKNYSIAGWEFGNELCGSGVGANVSANQYASDIAALRNIFHDVYRGIRHKPLIIAPGGFYDANWFQEFVNKYGKSVDVVSHYIYNLGVGVDEHLIERILDPSYLDGVASTFSGLKNILQKSATKAKAWVGEVGGAYNNGHHLVSDAFVYSFWLV; translated from the exons ATGTGCATGGGAGTAGCTGCCGGGGCTTACATTCTTACCTTATTTGCT GGATACACTGGTGACAAAGAGAATTTGGGAAAATGCGAACAG GTATATTTCAGGGCTAAGGTTATCTTTGGATTGAATGCTCTTGCTGGAAGAACATTACAATCTGGTTCTGCAGTTGGACCATGGAACTCTTCCAATGCCGAATCTTTTATCTGTTATACTATAAGGAAGAATTACAGCATTGCTGGTTGGGAATTTG GCAATGAATTGTGCGGGAGTGGAGTTGGAGCAAATGTTTCTGCAAATCAATATGCTTCTGATATTGCTGCATTAAGAAACATATTTCATGATGTATATAGAGGGATCAGGCATAAGCCACTGATCATTGCTCCCGGTGGCTTCTATGATGCAAACTGGTTCCAGGAATTTGTAAACAAATATGGTAAATCTGTTGATGTGGTATCTCACTATATATATAACCTTGGAGTAG GAGTTGATGAGCACCTAATTGAAAGAATTCTTGATCCATCATATCTTGATGGAGTGGCTAGCACATTCAGTGGCCTCAAAAACATACTTCAAAAATCAGCAACCAAAGCAAAAGCATGGGTTGGTGAGGTAGGAGGGGCTTACAACAATGGCCACCATCTTGTGTCTGATGCATTTGTTTACAGCTTCTGGTTAGTTTAA